In the genome of Pseudomonadota bacterium, one region contains:
- a CDS encoding PAS domain-containing protein, producing the protein MLKLKKMYVPAYSIVAVVLLLLVLISISTYRNLNRDKTRALEFINRQGLSLIRTIEVGARVGINHSKTQDSHDLIGRLIHEAGKDEDIAYIYLLDEGGNVISHSQTSNEDLPSDLTFQLTDNNQVKSRIRELSDGSKVYELNKCFFPFRTPVDGLKCDRFIVLALKLSTFEEARHTDFHHALIMAAIVVALGSGALFFIFVIQNYYLVDRTLKETQDYASQVVASMANGLLSVNRDGKVASYNLLALELLDFKESEIRGLDLKEYIDFEKSGINETLSYCRSVLEREILYHKQSGEEVALALSVSPIMAEKGECKAAVIVLRDLREIKRLEAKIKRSEKLAAIGKLAAGVAHEIRNPLGSIRGFAQFLKHALKDRPQEQEYSDTMIKEIDRIDRVVTDLLTFARPLEARLFPVNVNELVEHTLRLVHADALVRNIEITKNILPDLGEFPLDENQMTQALLNLLLNAIQSVEAGGTIDVGVNLNEQSNQLNIWVESDGPAIVPEQREKIFDPFFTTRKKGTGLGLSIVHKIVENHGGEIIIESPLSGKSYGCRFTLSIPIYADKA; encoded by the coding sequence ATGCTTAAATTAAAAAAAATGTATGTGCCTGCATATTCTATTGTTGCCGTTGTGCTTCTACTTCTCGTGCTTATCAGCATTTCCACTTACCGAAATTTGAACCGTGATAAAACGCGTGCTTTGGAATTTATTAATCGCCAGGGATTATCACTGATTCGAACAATAGAAGTTGGCGCAAGGGTTGGAATAAATCATTCCAAAACACAGGATAGTCATGACCTAATAGGCAGGCTTATTCATGAAGCAGGAAAAGATGAGGATATTGCATATATTTACTTGCTGGATGAAGGAGGCAATGTAATCAGTCATTCACAGACTTCTAATGAAGATTTGCCTTCTGATTTAACATTTCAACTAACTGACAATAATCAGGTGAAAAGCCGGATCAGGGAACTTTCAGACGGTTCCAAGGTATATGAACTTAACAAATGTTTTTTCCCTTTTCGAACTCCTGTTGATGGATTAAAATGCGACAGGTTTATTGTCCTTGCTTTGAAATTGTCGACCTTTGAAGAGGCGCGTCATACAGACTTTCATCATGCCTTGATCATGGCTGCCATTGTTGTTGCCTTAGGTTCCGGAGCGCTTTTTTTTATATTTGTTATACAAAACTACTACCTTGTGGATAGGACACTCAAAGAAACTCAGGATTACGCCAGTCAAGTTGTGGCCAGCATGGCCAATGGCTTGCTGAGCGTTAACCGGGATGGGAAAGTGGCTTCTTACAACTTATTAGCACTGGAGTTACTCGATTTTAAGGAATCCGAGATCAGAGGCCTGGATTTGAAAGAATATATTGATTTTGAGAAAAGCGGCATTAATGAAACCCTTTCCTACTGCCGCTCAGTATTAGAAAGAGAAATTCTCTACCATAAGCAATCGGGAGAAGAAGTCGCTTTGGCATTAAGCGTATCCCCGATTATGGCTGAAAAGGGGGAATGTAAAGCTGCTGTAATCGTACTTCGGGATCTGAGGGAAATCAAACGGTTGGAAGCAAAGATCAAGCGGTCGGAAAAACTTGCGGCAATCGGGAAACTGGCAGCCGGGGTAGCCCACGAGATCAGAAATCCCCTTGGCTCTATCAGGGGCTTTGCTCAGTTTCTAAAGCATGCCCTGAAAGATCGACCTCAGGAGCAGGAATATTCTGACACCATGATAAAGGAAATTGATAGAATTGATCGAGTTGTGACGGACTTACTTACTTTTGCCCGACCTTTGGAAGCCAGGTTATTTCCAGTTAATGTAAATGAATTAGTGGAACATACGTTACGATTGGTGCATGCGGATGCTCTGGTTCGAAATATTGAAATCACAAAAAATATTCTGCCTGATTTGGGAGAGTTTCCTTTGGATGAGAACCAGATGACACAGGCTCTTCTCAATCTTTTATTGAACGCAATACAATCTGTTGAGGCGGGCGGAACCATTGATGTTGGAGTGAATTTGAATGAACAAAGCAACCAGCTCAATATCTGGGTCGAAAGCGATGGTCCAGCCATTGTGCCCGAACAAAGAGAAAAAATTTTCGACCCTTTTTTTACTACCAGAAAAAAAGGCACCGGATTAGGATTGTCTATCGTCCACAAGATTGTGGAAAATCATGGTGGCGAAATAATTATAGAGAGTCCTCTTTCTGGCAAAAGCTATGGTTGCCGCTTTACCTTGAGCATTCCTATATATGCAGACAAAGCATGA